A part of Puniceicoccaceae bacterium genomic DNA contains:
- a CDS encoding protein phosphatase 2C domain-containing protein, with protein sequence MQRIHWSGMTHPGRFRPNNEDAFLGLILNEQEVHYLGKEGDAPLQDSQFLFAVSDGMGGANAGDFASRLTLQGLTKRLPLALRKTDTRTPELRQQVLRNIILDIHEEVMATGRWYEECKGMGATLSLCWIHPTEGFIIGHVGDSRIYQIPNGETIIQRSEDHSEVGRLYREGKINERESKNHPERHLLDQSIGGLRREVDPQIAHFSMQPGDHLILCSDGICDGLYDRSIESTLLRPTPNIKDLRPSERLVREALFSSGRDNLTSMVVWFTQEMGEAS encoded by the coding sequence ATGCAACGCATCCACTGGTCCGGCATGACCCATCCGGGCCGATTCCGCCCGAACAACGAAGACGCCTTTCTCGGTCTCATTCTTAACGAACAGGAAGTGCACTACCTCGGCAAGGAGGGGGACGCACCGCTCCAGGATTCCCAGTTTCTCTTTGCCGTGAGTGATGGCATGGGTGGAGCCAATGCCGGAGATTTTGCCAGTCGCCTCACCCTTCAGGGTCTCACCAAACGCCTGCCTCTCGCCCTGCGAAAAACCGATACCCGCACTCCGGAACTCCGCCAGCAGGTACTGCGCAACATCATTCTCGATATTCATGAGGAGGTGATGGCAACGGGACGCTGGTACGAAGAGTGCAAGGGCATGGGCGCAACCTTGAGTCTCTGTTGGATCCATCCGACCGAGGGCTTCATCATCGGTCATGTCGGAGACAGTCGCATCTACCAAATCCCCAATGGGGAAACGATCATCCAGCGATCCGAGGATCACTCCGAAGTCGGACGCCTGTACCGCGAGGGCAAAATCAACGAACGCGAATCCAAAAACCATCCCGAGCGACACCTTCTCGATCAATCCATCGGAGGCCTCCGTCGTGAGGTCGATCCGCAGATTGCCCATTTTTCAATGCAGCCCGGCGATCACCTGATTCTCTGCTCCGACGGCATCTGTGACGGCCTCTACGACCGCAGCATCGAGAGCACCCTCCTGCGCCCCACTCCCAACATCAAGGATCTACGCCCCTCAGAACGTCTGGTCAGGGAGGCTCTCTTCTCCTCAGGCCGGGACAATCTCACATCCATGGTCGTCTGGTTCACCCAGGAGATGGGAGAAGCATCGTAG
- the der gene encoding ribosome biogenesis GTPase Der: MNETKVVAIVGRPNVGKSRLFNRLSHRRISIVHDRPGVTRDVVTTDMPDGYVLMDTGGIGLEDKNTPQVIAEAMATQAMIAVETATLILFVTDGQEGLTPLDMEIAHRLHKHHSKVLLVVNKMDNPENTHAAYDFARLGFGEPHSVSAEHNHGLNELEQEVLDQLGPLVPWQESHNPKLTFSLVGKPNAGKSSLGNRLLNSDRFIVADIAGTTRDMIETTLQYTDPQGNTWDLHLFDTAGLRPKKKMDSSVEYFSSVRTQRSIERSDIVLHLVDAREGVSKQDKIIAGQILEAGKALIVVVTKWDLAVSAVSEGDIEGWESIRAFREAYEANLRKQFFYLPDSPVIFTSSNSGEGVDHLLKAILKVHRTLDTRMTTPKLNKLLQDLFDRRNPSKVTGKRFKIFYAVQTRNRPFRIKMFCNRAERLQDSYRRYLEKNLIDHFKLSGCPIQFELIGKEQRYRDEE, from the coding sequence ATGAACGAAACCAAAGTAGTCGCCATCGTCGGTCGTCCCAATGTGGGGAAGAGTCGCCTGTTCAACCGACTTTCCCATCGAAGGATCTCCATCGTACACGACCGCCCCGGGGTGACGCGTGATGTCGTAACCACCGACATGCCCGATGGTTATGTGCTCATGGATACGGGAGGCATCGGGTTGGAAGATAAAAACACACCGCAGGTGATCGCCGAGGCCATGGCCACTCAGGCGATGATTGCCGTGGAAACTGCGACGCTCATCCTTTTTGTCACTGATGGTCAAGAGGGTCTCACCCCGCTCGACATGGAAATTGCCCACCGTCTCCACAAGCATCATTCCAAGGTGTTGCTCGTGGTGAACAAGATGGACAATCCCGAGAACACCCATGCCGCCTACGATTTTGCACGGCTTGGATTTGGCGAGCCTCATTCCGTTTCCGCCGAGCACAACCATGGTCTCAACGAGCTCGAACAGGAAGTGCTCGACCAGCTGGGGCCGCTTGTACCTTGGCAGGAATCTCACAACCCCAAGCTCACGTTCTCACTCGTTGGCAAACCCAATGCGGGGAAATCGTCGCTCGGGAACCGTCTGCTCAACTCCGACCGCTTCATTGTCGCCGATATCGCTGGTACGACGCGCGACATGATCGAAACCACGCTGCAGTACACCGATCCCCAGGGCAATACCTGGGACCTGCACCTGTTTGACACGGCAGGCCTGCGGCCCAAGAAAAAGATGGACAGTTCAGTGGAGTATTTCTCGTCGGTGCGCACCCAGCGTTCGATCGAGCGCAGCGACATTGTACTGCATCTGGTGGACGCCAGGGAGGGTGTATCCAAGCAGGACAAAATCATCGCTGGCCAAATCCTCGAAGCTGGCAAGGCCCTGATTGTTGTGGTCACCAAGTGGGATCTTGCCGTCAGCGCGGTGAGCGAGGGTGATATTGAAGGTTGGGAGAGTATTCGCGCGTTTCGCGAGGCCTATGAGGCCAACCTTCGCAAACAGTTTTTCTATCTTCCTGATTCCCCGGTGATCTTCACATCGTCCAACTCAGGTGAGGGAGTGGACCACCTGCTTAAGGCAATCCTCAAGGTGCACCGCACGCTCGACACGCGCATGACTACTCCCAAACTGAACAAGCTGCTTCAGGATCTGTTCGACCGGCGCAACCCTTCCAAGGTAACTGGCAAGCGCTTCAAAATCTTCTATGCGGTACAGACCCGCAACCGACCCTTTCGCATCAAGATGTTTTGCAACCGGGCTGAACGCCTGCAGGACAGCTACCGGCGATACCTTGAGAAGAACCTCATCGACCACTTCAAACTTTCGGGTTGTCCGATTCAGTTTGAACTCATCGGCAAAGAACAGCGTTACCGCGACGAGGAGTAA
- a CDS encoding zf-TFIIB domain-containing protein — protein MKCPRTGTDLKTITISGITVDFSEACGGVWFDNYELIKFDEAHEQGGAELVALMEQHRNDAVDLNARLHCPKCKTIVMARHFYSPLREIEIDRCPNCGGVWLDAGELAKIRENFPSQCDRERASQALVDAAFADPAFQAQLSDSQAKVDAARKFAHLFAWLCPSRYLPGKQDGAAF, from the coding sequence ATGAAATGTCCTCGAACCGGCACCGATCTCAAGACCATCACGATCAGTGGTATCACGGTCGACTTCTCAGAAGCATGCGGCGGAGTCTGGTTTGACAACTACGAATTGATCAAGTTCGACGAAGCACACGAACAGGGCGGAGCCGAATTGGTCGCGCTCATGGAACAGCATCGCAATGATGCGGTGGATCTCAACGCGCGCCTGCACTGCCCCAAGTGCAAAACCATCGTCATGGCACGCCACTTCTACTCCCCACTTCGCGAGATTGAGATCGACCGCTGCCCGAACTGCGGCGGCGTGTGGCTCGATGCAGGTGAACTGGCAAAGATTCGCGAAAACTTTCCGTCGCAATGCGACCGAGAGCGTGCATCGCAGGCGCTCGTTGATGCCGCCTTTGCCGATCCGGCCTTCCAGGCGCAGCTCTCGGACAGCCAGGCCAAGGTCGATGCTGCTCGCAAGTTTGCCCATCTGTTCGCCTGGCTGTGCCCCTCACGTTATCTTCCGGGCAAGCAGGATGGTGCCGCCTTCTGA
- a CDS encoding dihydrofolate reductase, with protein sequence MLNARRKPIHLIVACSENRVIGKNGTLPWRIREDLRYLYDCVSGGIVIEGRRVWDELQKPFPGTHTIVLTRNPELQFEGATKAGSLQQALEQAQAIEGYDTIWIGGGQPVYEEALHLADRLYLTLVHTEVSDGDTFFPEWRETFTEVVSERRSRNKSL encoded by the coding sequence ATGCTAAACGCTCGCCGTAAACCCATCCATCTCATTGTCGCCTGCTCCGAAAACCGCGTCATCGGAAAAAACGGCACACTTCCATGGCGCATCCGGGAAGACCTTCGATACCTCTACGACTGCGTCAGCGGTGGAATCGTGATTGAAGGCCGACGTGTGTGGGATGAACTCCAAAAACCCTTCCCCGGCACTCATACCATCGTGCTAACCCGTAATCCCGAACTGCAGTTTGAGGGCGCAACCAAGGCAGGCAGTCTGCAGCAGGCACTCGAGCAGGCTCAGGCAATCGAGGGATATGACACCATCTGGATTGGTGGTGGGCAGCCCGTCTACGAAGAAGCCCTGCACCTGGCAGATCGCCTCTATCTCACGCTCGTGCACACCGAAGTTTCCGACGGCGATACCTTTTTCCCCGAGTGGAGGGAAA